The Solanum lycopersicum chromosome 9, SLM_r2.1 genome window below encodes:
- the P4 gene encoding pathogenesis-related leaf protein 4, with amino-acid sequence RKTGAGENLAKGGGDFTGRAAVQLWVSERPDYNYATNQCVGGKMCGHYTQVVWRNSVRLGCGRARCNNGWWFISCNYDPVGNWVGERPY; translated from the coding sequence AGAAAAACTGGTGCTGGGGAGAACCTTGCCAAGGGTGGTGGTGACTTCACGGGGAGGGCAGCCGTGCAATTGTGGGTGTCCGAGAGGCCAGACTATAACTACGCTACCAACCAATGTGTTGGTGGAAAAATGTGTGGACATTATACTCAAGTAGTCTGGCGCAACTCAGTCCGACTAGGTTGTGGTCGGGCTCGTTGCAACAATGGGTGGTGGTTCATTTCTTGCAACTACGATCCTGTAGGCAACTGGGTTGGAGAACGTCCTTATTAA
- the PR1b1 gene encoding pathogenesis-related leaf protein 6 precursor (The RefSeq protein has 2 substitutions compared to this genomic sequence): MGLFNISLLLTCLMVLAIFHSCEAQNSPQDYLAVHNDARAQVGVGPMSWDANLASRAQNYANSRAGDCNLIHSGAGENLAKGGGDFTGRAAVQLWVSERPSYNYATNQCVGGKKCRHYTQVVWRNSVRLGCGRARCNNGWWFISCNYDPVGNWIGQRPY; encoded by the coding sequence ATGGGGTTGTTCAACATCTCATTGTTACTCACTTGTCTCATGGTATTAGCCATATTTCACTCTTGTGAGGCCCAAAATTCACCCAAAGACTATCTTGCGGTTCATAACGATGCCCGTGCCCAAGTCGGAGTCGGGCCTATGTCTTGGGATGCCAACTTGGCATCCCGAGCACAAAACTATGCCAACTCAAGAGCTGGTGATTGTAACTTGATTCATTCTGGTGCTGGGGAGAATCTTGCCAAGGGTGGTGGTGACTTCACGGGGAGGGCAGCCGTGCAATTGTGGGTGTCCGAGAGGCCAAGCTATAACTACGCTACCAACCAATGTGTTGGTGGAAAACAGTGTAGACATTATACTCAAGTAGTCTGGCGCAACTCAGTCCGACTAGGTTGTGGTCGGGCACGTTGCAACAACGGATGGTGGTTCATTTCTTGCAACTATGATCCTGTAGGCAACTGGATCGGACAACGTCCTTACTAA
- the PR1a2 gene encoding pathogenesis-related protein precursor, which translates to MGLFNMSLLLMTCLMVLAIFHSCDAQNSPQDYLEVHNDARAQVGVGPMSWDADLESRAQSYANSRAGDCNLIHSGSGENLAKGGGDFTGRAAVELWVSEKPNYNYDTNECVSGKMCGHYTQVVWRDSVRLGCGRALCNDGWWFISCNYDPVGNWVGQRPY; encoded by the coding sequence ATGGGGTTGTTTAACATGTCATTGTTACTTATGACTTGTCTCATGGTATTAGCCATATTTCACTCTTGTGATGCTCAAAATTCACCCCAAGACTATCTTGAGGTTCACAACGACGCCCGTGCCCAAGTCGGAGTCGGGCCAATGTCTTGGGATGCCGACTTGGAATCCCGAGCACAAAGCTATGCCAACTCAAGAGCGGGTGATTGTAACTTGATTCATTCTGGTTCAGGGGAGAATCTTGCCAAGGGCGGTGGCGACTTCACGGGGAGGGCCGCGGTGGAATTGTGGGTGTCGGAAAAGCCAAACTACAACTACGATACGAATGAATGTGTTAGCGGAAAAATGTGCGGACATTATACTCAAGTAGTCTGGCGTGACTCAGTTCGACTAGGTTGTGGTCGGGCTCTTTGCAACGACGGGTGGTGGTTTATTTCTTGCAACTATGATCCTGTAGGCAATTGGGTCGGACAACGTCCTTACTAA